A region from the Musa acuminata AAA Group cultivar baxijiao chromosome BXJ1-10, Cavendish_Baxijiao_AAA, whole genome shotgun sequence genome encodes:
- the LOC135595655 gene encoding uncharacterized protein LOC135595655, which yields MAILGDALRQAFMPKRVYERLREEERAWGRLQRPLVTSAAAAVGFAVLVAVVVNLSIVFPREASQRPFCRDWKVLQALQLNVSQESELHRYRGAFYLTDQEAVDYYWMVVFVPSAVVFVVSVAYLVAGMAVAYAAPRRHPCLKVVENNFCASKRGGVRCLSILNVVFALIFGFMALFLGSSLLTMGNSCFIPLFWSYEIASWGLVILYGGTAFFLRRKAAVILDEGDYAGHNLGLEMLEPATEVSPEIERRLNEGFKAWMGSSLLSSDEEDGPDDYIEEGHPALADADQQRR from the exons ATGGCGATCCTTGGCGACGCCCTTCGCCAGGCGTTCATGCCGAAGCGCGTGTACGAGAGGCTCCGGGAGGAGGAGCGGGCGTGGGGCCGCCTGCAGAGGCCCCTCGTCACGTCCGCCGCGGCTGCCGTCGGCTTCGCCGTCCTCGTCGCGGTTGTCGTGAACCTCAGCATCGTGTTCCCCAGGGAGGCGAGCCAGCGCCCGTTCTGCCGCGATTGGAAGGTCCTCCAGGCTTTGCAGCTGAACGTGAGCCAGGAGTCGGAGCTGCATCGGTACCGCGGGGCGTTCTATCTGACGGACCAGGAGGCGGTGGACTACTACTGGATGGTGGTGTTCGTGCCTTCCGCAGTCGTCTTCGTGGTCTCCGTTGCTTACCTCGTCGCAG GAATGGCCGTGGCTTATGCTGCTCCGAGAAGACATCCATGCCTCAAGGTTGTTGAGAATAACTTCTGCGCTTCTAAAAGGG GTGGAGTTCGCTGTCTGTCCATTCTTAATGTTGTGTTTGCTCTAATATTTGGTTTTATGGCGCTGTTTCTCGGATCAAGCCTACTGACGATGGGTAATAGCTGCTTTATTCCACTCTTTTGGTCTTATGAGATTGCTTCATGGGGTTTGGTCATCTTGTATGGTGGCACTGCCTTCTTCTTAAGAAGAAAAGCAGCTGTCATCCTTGATGAGGGTGACTATGCCGGCCACAACCTTGGGCTGGAGATGTTGGAACCGGCAACAGAAGTGTCTCCTGAGATAGAGAGGCGACTTAATGAAGGCTTCAAGGCTTGGATGGGTTCGTCCCTCCTTTCCTCCGACGAAGAAGATGGCCCTGATGACTATATAGAGGAGGGTCATCCAGCTTTAGCAGATGCTGATCAACAAAGAAG GTAG